In Schistocerca americana isolate TAMUIC-IGC-003095 chromosome 7, iqSchAmer2.1, whole genome shotgun sequence, a single genomic region encodes these proteins:
- the LOC124622360 gene encoding vitelline membrane protein Vm26Ab-like, with amino-acid sequence MYKQVIVVLAVVAACMAAPGPKPAPGLLASYVAAAPAAYTAPAVAAPVAYTAAAAPVAYAAPYSAAYVAPYHAAYSAAILG; translated from the exons ATGTACAAGCAG GTGATCGTCGTCCTGGCCGTGGTGGCCGCCTGCATGGCCGCCCCCGGACCCAAGCCGGCCCCCGGCCTGCTGGCCAGCTACgtggccgccgcccccgccgcctacaCCGCCCCCGCCGTCGCCGCCCCCGTCGCCTACACCGCTGCCGCAGCTCCCGTGGCCTACGCCGCCCCCTACTCTGCTGCCTACGTCGCTCCATATCATGCTGCCTACAGCGCAGCCATCCTGGGATGA